The genomic window CGTGGCTCCGAGACTTCTCCGTGGCGTCGATCTCGTCTAGGAATGCGAAGTACGACTCGTCCGCCACGAACTTGGCCAGCGCGAACGTCGAGCTTCCGAGCAGGACGGCCGCAGCCAGAAGCAGCAACGAGGCGTTGTTCATGAACGAATCGCTATTCCTCGAGCCATCATCATCGGCGTCCTCACCGTGGGTCATCAGCTGGCATTCCGGACTCGTCCGATCACCCTCACAATCCGGATTCACGGCTGGTACCGGAGGCATACCCTTCTTTTTCTTGACAGGTATGACGACTCCATCGAGGAAAGGCGACGGGGCGTCCTTAGATCCGTTCTTCACGGCTTCAGGGGACGCGGTACCTTGAGGACGCATCGGAACTTCAACCACGTCGCCTTCTTCGTCAGACACGTTGGCTGCTCGTAGAACTCGCGAGTGCGGGCGCACTTCCACACCCTCTGCTTCGCGCGACGACAGAAGGTAGGCCGGGCCTGCCACCAGAGGCACGGCCGTCGGCAGCAGTTCGTAGGTCGGAGGGGGCGCCGGAAACAGTTTCCCGCTTCCATTCTTCGACTCTCCCTGAATACCATTGGCTGTGTCCTGAGGAGGGTCTTTACCACCGCCGTGCCCTCCCTGTATCAAAGCTATCGATCCGTCCGCCGAATCGACGTCCGCGTGCTTGCCACGTGCCGACTCGGACGTTCGACACGGCGATACCCACTCGCCTCCCACCGTCGTCATAGGCGGTATCGCCAACAGGGACAGGTAGGAAACGATCGAGACGATACTGCTGGCCAGCAGTACGGAGCGCCAACTGTTGCGGCGCCACCTGGGCAGCCACAGTGCGGCGGGGACGAACAGCCCGGACACGATGGCGGCCGCGGAGAGAACGAAACCAGCTTGAAGCGCGGTCAGCCCGTGGTGACGCAGGAAGATGGGCACGAACGGGTCGAGGCAGGCTCGCGCCGCGGCGTCCAGGCTGAAGTAGGCGGTGGCGACCGTCTGAGACGATCGCACGTTGTAGACGCTCATGACTTCGGATTGACTAGCAGACGGCTGGGTTTAGTCTGAGGTCTCCTGAAGAAGCGCGAATCCCCAGTCTTAAGCCAACCAGGGTACAGCGGCTACACCACCTGTCAAGAGAACATGAAGACATACTCAGTACAATGTGAAAGTTGCGGGGAATGGCGAGGAAGACAGTGAACGCCCTAATTATACGCGTGACAACTTTTGGAAAAACTGGACACGGCATCGCAGAGTATCCGTATCACTTAAAACGGCAATCCCAGACGACACCCGTTTTGCAGCAAGCCACCTATAAGTCCACTGTGAAGAAAAAGTGCGCTCTTTACGGCACCTCTGCACTTGAAATCATGGTTTAATCTAGTTCTGCGTATcaactgaacttttttttcttcatagaactatggtgcatcttgttttggCCAATACCATTTCACATCCGTCAAAACGAGGCTTTCCCGGTACTGCTGGAAACACGGCTGATAGTTTAAGCTCGTGGCCGGTGGACAAGTGTTCTGAGCACGTGGACTATCATCCCCGTGCTTAGAGCACAACACTTCCGTTTCTACAGGCAAAAACGGAGGGAGGTAACGCATTCATATTGCCACAATCCTTCGCGAacttttgttatcgccccgttacactctgcgcaaaccgcgcctgacACTGTTCGAGAAGCTTTGGGACTGTCGAAGACCATCTTGCTAATATTACGCGCGCAGCGCgtacattacagattattctggaacatacGTGGCTataccagcgataacgctggactattcgacggcacatgtataaataccGACCCGCTTCTCCAcgtgtcagttgatcgacggccgacgctctgttcaccgctatcagtgccagcgtgtatcgctgtaatctgacttttggTTGGCGGGTCACAAGTgcggccgaataaacagtttgaCTTTTTATCTAGAGTGTGCTGTCTTCATCGCCATCACGACCCCGTGGTAATATCCACGCAACAGCGAGATGTGACAACGCGAAATCACAAGTCACTACAGAGAACATCGATcattacccgccacggtggtctagtggctatcgGATGCTCGGCAGCCGATTCGAAGatggcgggttcgaatcccgtccgcggcggccacattttccatggaggcgaacgCTACAGGTCAGACCTTTAGGGCACGTTAAAATGCACCAGATGGCCAACATTTTCGGAGCCTTCCTCTATAGCACTTCTCGCAATCATAATATCTCACGGCTTTCGGacataaaaaaacaacaatgatAGCATAAATTACTAGTAAACGGCGCACAAAAATACGCATGCTACCAGCGCACCATCATGGCCTATACTTCTCTATGATCTCGCCAATGCCGGGTTCTTCGCGTTGCACGTCGCCACCGAGTTACAAAAGATGCTCTTGAAGTTTGCCACGTGCGATTTATTTTTCTCTTTGCCGGGTGCGGTGATTATGCAAGCTATAGTCACGTTTCGCAatgctgcaaagaaaaaaaaaaagaaagcccccATCATCGCCTGCAGCCgtccacacctttttttttctttcaagacaAGCCCTCGCGTCAAGGGCTGACTTCATTTAGACCCCGTCAACTTCTTTATATACGACATACTCTGTAAAGTAAACGAGCCCTGAAGCTAACCTCTCTGCGACAGACAGCGATACGCATTTACCAGACTCCGTCACTCACCTCCTTTCCACCTCATTAAGCGCACACGTTATTATGAGCTCTCGACGGCTTTGTCATCTCTCGAAATCATCTTGCAGGCTTGCGCGCATATACACAGCTCATCAGGACACGCACGTCCGGCTTCCTGAAACGCCAGTTTAATCAGCAATCTCCAGCTTCACAATCTGCTTCTGTATACGCTagcagcctgtctgtctgtaaacAAGATACATGCAAACAGGCAAGACTTGTAGGCGCTGACGCTGTCGTTGACCGCTTGCGTATTCTTTTTTTAGCTAAGTTTAAACAAAACCACGCGTCTGTAAGCAAATACACGTTCCATTTATAGGTATGAATAGTCAAAGAATTCAATAGGTGATTCATGTTATCTTCGAATGCTCCCTCACACACAACCTCCTGCAAACAGCGACCACAACAGCTTATAATCGGTCATCGAACCACATTGAGTGAGCACATTTATTAAGGAGGGGGACATATTATTTAAGTAAGAGCGTGAAGAATGGGATTTAGTGATGCAATAACTGTCCCCCAGGCGAGAACACTACAACCACGACACTTAATTGAGGGAGGGATGGGAGAAAAAGAGTATAAGAGAAGAATTGGAGGGGAGTGAGTGGGTGGCATAGGAGTGCAAAAAAAGGACtggaagcacacacacacacacacacaaaaacatacGTTGCTCGCCGGCAACAGTTACAGGCATAGTCCGCGTGGTTAAGAGACGGTAAGTCAGTTGCGCAACTTCGACGAAGTTTAGGACTGAAGCCTCAGATGCATCATCAAACGCAAAGAGGGACCACCGACGTCGGCACGAACGACGCAAAAAAGCCCCGTGATCACAGATTACTGATCCACAATGGCAACGTGTGaggtcatcatgacgtcacacgtACTAAAACTGGTAACGTCTTCCCGACGCCACCGTGACATGAATTACATCACGTCgcacgatgacgtcatcacgcaaAACCACCGCATAGTCAAACATGACCCAATCCCAGAGGCAATTCACGACTATAGGTgacgtgcagaaagctttcggagcCAGGGCGCGGGGCTTGATCAGTACATCGAGTGAGATCAATAAAGGTACCGTTGCCCTCTAATCGGGTTGTCTAAGGCGAGTATATGTGTGggtgtgtgtctgtttgtgtgtgagagagagagagtaaacagGCCGACAAGCAAAATCGGATAGTGGTGTCGAATGTGGGAGAACGCTGCCAGCTGACGTATAGTAAACGAAGAGGGATAGTTTTGCTTGGAATACCTCCGGTAGACATAGACGTACGAATTTCAAATGAAAGATGAACGTCGACTGCACTAAGTTGCAGTTTCGAAATAAGGTTCCGGTACAATTCCGGCTTGAAAATTGCAGATTTTTCTTCTTTCGAAAGTGTTTTGCCTCTTGTCGCACGTAAGGAAAGCTATAGCCGCGGGCATtggaaagaagaggaagaagaggttCTTGTCACGCGTCGCGCACACAGTCAATGGCATCGTTTATTGCAGGCCGCAGTCGTGAGCGACTCGTTCGGCAGCCCAGCTGTCCGAAACTTGAGGAGGCTGAACACGCGGGCGCGACGGCTCGGAGaattacccccgtattcacaaacggtcctcgactcgactttcacccttcacttgacagagttgagcactgcgccactgctcggctgaaagtgacgctgcgctactcaagaatagcagcaaattatcactcatatgcagtgacttgccctgcctagagatggcgctcttATCGGCTTTTTCAAGTGTGGTGGAGCGTTGAGTAAAGGGGCGTCTAGAATACTGGGGTAAAAATCGCTGCCGCGAGGaccgaaagtaaaaaaaaaagagattaggGGTAGAAGGGGTATGCTGTAAGAGGTATCATTTAGGCTGAGTCACGTGAAGTTTAGCTTTGACGCCACGCATCATAAAATGAGTTTTCAAAATGCGGCAAAGTGCAGGTATACTTTTCGGCTCTACAATAGCCTTCGGCTACGAAATTAGCATTGCTCTTTGCGGGGCCCTGTAGGGGCCCACATGCGGGATTGTAACGTTTGTGTAACGCTGGCCGAAGTTCGTCACGCAGTCGCTGGGTCAATAAAAGACATCTCGcgcggtaaaaagaaaaaaaaaacactagcgAAAGCCATGCATGTTTACCAGCGGAGAACAGGACGAGCGTGAGATATTATCTAGACTAATTATCAGACATAAGAAGGTTGGCGTCGTCACCATAGGCACAGTACTGAAGAGCGCAGTacaaagaagacaagaaaaaccgcacaggataactgctggtatTGTTTGGTCTGGTATTTGTTGTATTTCACTGTTTTCTACTATGTACCAGCAAGATGAAGTTGATGCGCTTTTCAAGACCTCAGGCATGCGCGGGTTTCTACAAGGGGCCAAGTTTCACCGCAGCGCAACATCATACGATTCTAAAGCAGCAGAGGCctgtacaaagaaaaaagaaagaagtcacagtttcgccaaaagggcgaagcaatgaatgcgatagcaacatctTCGAATGTCTTACGAATCAAGGCTAGAATTTTAGGAGAAATATTAATTGTAGTAAGCATGCACTTACTAAGTAACTAAGTTTCCAGCGGcacggccacagtagatgaccacaagtCTCGTGCGTAGAGACGGCGTTGacatacgaagtgaggctggcagtcaactcatttagatcAGATCTCGCGTAACTCTACGAAACGCTGGTGTAAAAGAATACCGCTGCTCTATGTAGACTATTGGTACCGTTTTTTTCGTGTTGGGAGCGCAGCCCGCAGAATCTCCCACCGGCTGTGGAAGCACAAGgcgcgcgctgatcgttgccgcgatagcgcAGCAACCATAggcacccccctccccctctttgtTCGCTGGCGAAATAAGTCAGCGCGCGTGGACGAGCCCGACCGGAATGGCGATGTTCGCTCTGCAGAAAGAGGAGGAAAGCACATCcttccccatatatatatatatatatatatatatatatatatatatatatatatatatatatatatatatatatatatatatatacatatatatatataatgtgcgtGAATGACGGCGGaggcgacggcaaaaaccagtCGAGACGGCCCAttcattgctatcgcaataaaaagccaAACGTGATGAAAGTAGCCAGCGTTCCCGAGTGCAATATAGGATCAATGACATATAATTAGGACCGCCAGGTTGTGTGGCTGCTCATCGCGTTCCAAATTGAATACGACAGCTGCGACTTTTCAGGCACACGCGTTCCACTACTCGGTCTCGTCACTGTCCTTCTGATAAGATAAACTCTCGACAAATACAGCGTTTGAACCGCCGGATCTACCCTCCTCCAAATCCCTCTCTTTCGTACTCCCAACGAATCCTATGGAGACGTCTCCAGACTCGCACTCTTTCTTCCCCTCGGCTGCTGTCCCACTACTGTGGCACTGCCCCGGAATGTTCCCTCTGCGGCGAACCTCATGCCGAATAGGATGCCCTGTTCAGCAAGGCATCCTATTCGGCTGCCCTGCTGAACCTCTCCCGCAGGGACAGCCTGCCATCTGAAGCTGGGAGGACTAGGAGGTCCTGCTCTCGTCTGGGTACCGGGCGATGCATCTTGCTGTGGTGACCAGGGCAGCCGATGTCATCGCGGTGGTCCAGGgatcgcggggggggggggtgtccaaCACACTTGCTATAATGaagtttttctgtctgtctcGACGCAGACTGTCTACAATGCCGGCCCAGAACACAGGCGTTTCGAAATGTCCTCGAGGGGACGCGTCGTGCGTAGCGGCGCGTCGCGGAGTCACGCATGGCTGGCAGCGAATGCCAAGGGCGGGAAAGGTTCGCGGTGAAAGGTATAACAGGACGGCAAAGACGGCACGTGTTGTGTCTACTCCCTTCTGCCAGTCTTTCAATGGTTACCAACGAAAAACTTGCGAGCTCAGGCCAACGCATCATCCGCAAGTTATTAATACGTAGCATACACCTCGATTCGTTGTCCGCTCCTGCGCTATTTGTCGAAGGTTGGTTACTAACTATAGCCCCAGTGTCAAACCTTGTTGATTATAACGCTTAGTGGCACTCCCCGCAACGTTAATCTGCCGTGCCCGGGTCTAATTTGTCGAAGGTACACACCACTTCAAACCATGAAGTGCACAATATACGAAATGAAGTGCTTATACGTGTCAGCATTCAAACTTCAGCTGCAGTCCACGAAATTAAGAGTGCATCAAGGCGTTCAGCAACGTCTGGGCAAACAGGCGTCGTAAAAACAAACCGGTTGCGTAGCTTTGCTGTGTCAGAATTCAAACTTTAGCTGCGTCCACGTTATCAAAGTAAGAGTGCACCAAGGCGTTCAGCAACGTCTGGGCAAACAGGCTTCGTAAAAACAAACCGGTTGCGTAGCTTTGCTGCGCACTTGGTGTAATCTACGATAGCAAACTTTTATACAACGTTCTCCGTGAAGACTAAGTTTAGTACGGCTGTTACAAGTGTAACGTCTTCAATTCGTATCTTGCTCCAGAAAGCGAAGGGACGGCTCTGGTACACAATAAACCAGTTAGCACTCATAAGGGTGATTTTCCGTGTCTATAACGAACACCCTGAGATAAGGGTGTTAACTATAGACACGGGAAGACACTCCTAAGGGTGCAAACTGGTTTCCCTCTTCACGGAGTGTTGGTTGCGGCCTTCCAGTTAAGCCTAAAATATTTCACCGCAGCTCGGCTGAACGATACAAACCTTGCTCGATTTAGCTACGAACGCTCTACCCATGGCCACAGTTGCTCCTGTATAGCCGCGCCACGCGATCACcgccaaaagaaacaaaaacgagGAACAGTTGCCCCTCGTCGGCTGCTAATAGCGCCCAAATATCCCAAATGTCTGCGAACAACGAAAAAATATAGAAATAGAAAAGAAGCCGGCGCGCGAAGTCTCATAATACGTCACGTCTGTCACTGTCACTAACGAAACATGACAGCCTGTCCCCCGTTTTCCTGCCATCGTTTTTGCCCGGAATGCGGCGTGTCACACGACTGAATCCGCTCGGTTCAGTTTCAGCGCTAATTCAATGTTAGAATCggaaacagaaataaaaaaaagcctgcATGGCAGAAACATTTACGATGCAAATTGAGAGCTCTTCAGCACGCCCACAATTGCATTAACCTTCAAGGAACTCCCTGACAGTCCTTCCTCACATTTAGGTGTATTACGTCGTATAAAAGAACCTATGAGTCAATCCTTATTCATAGACACTATGAAGTGTAATTTAACTGAAAACACCCTTACTAAACCCGTTAGAATTTCGGGAAGCATTACCTCACCCCAAGTGCCACACCGCGATGCAACCCGCATTTGCAACCCCCACCCCAAGACAACATCCTACCTACGCCTATGGTACGAGGGGCATATATTTCGTGGAGTACTCGCTAAGGAGATTCATTTTGAAAGTTGCCCTAAAAATGATGTATGCGTTGCAAGATCATTTCTGCGAAAGTCTGCCTCGTGGCAATGCTCAAGCTGATCGCGAACTGCCACTAAGTTGGCTGTCCCTTTCGTCTTACCCGTGATTTGATTTCTGGTCTCGCGAAAAGTGCAGTGCTGCTGGCAACGTGGCCGCTTAGATGCCAACGCAGTTATGTTCAATCAACTGGCATGCTCATCGCGTACAAACGTACAGATTTACACAGCGAGACCGCGACAAAGAGCCGATTTCATCACACGCTAGTTGCACGAATTGACAGGCAGCTTCCGCACAAGCTAATCAGTACACTCATCAACGACTATGAAATTGAATTCTCATCGCTGCCTTAAGGGGATAGCGTTGTAACTTACACCATTGATACTTTCGGTGACGTTGACGGTGTAATGCTGCGAATTTCACTCTCGGCACCCCCTTTAGTCGTTGCAATACACCGATTTTGAGCGGAGTGGCTTGTGGATGCACAGAAAACACTTTTATGAATGAAATACATGTTGGAGTGAACCCAAAACTGTCAGACTGCCATCGAGAGTGGTTTCAGACGCAGGATACTCAGCAAAAGTCTCAAAATCACCAACCACTGCTCGTAAGAAAACAACAGACAACTTTTTCTAAGCACGGGACGCAGTCGAATTCAAAAATGCATGCATCAAGCAGCATTTGTGAGCACATATATGACTCGATTAACCTAATCAAACACGGGTACGACGACACGTGCTAACTTTCCGAACGTGCATTTGTATGCCTCGGAATCGGCAAGCTTGCCATGAAGCAATGATAGCTATAGATGATGCCATATTACTCAATTTACATCTAAAAAGAAGACCGCTCTACTTGCACAACTTAACTATCTCCGACTCTAAACGGTGAAATGCGCCCTAATAATCTTCAGGATAAGAACCACAAACTTTGCTTTTTCAGCGTAGAACAACAGTGTACTTACGAATCAACAAATATTTCCCAACTGTCAGAGCAGTGAATCTTACTTAGTTTCAGTGCGCCTTTTTTCCTGAAAAGACATTCATACTTGAATTGCGCATACATCAAACGCACGTGCCACTTGTACAGATAAAAAAAGACGTATATTTGATTCACGCACACATGAACACACATGAACGAATAATGTACGAACAATATTTCGCTCAAACAGTTTCTTGCGCGCTGTAGTGTTGGTATAACTGGATACGTCATTATGGCCCCTTCACAACTCCTCTGCGAGTTTGGGGCCCAGCCTTTATAACAAAACTGTACATATCTCCTTGTGTATAACaaatgaattgaattgaattaagAACACAGCAGCATAACACGACGTCTAACGGAAACGTTTAGACGTCAGGTTGTGCTGCTGTGAAAAAGCTGCGAAAATTAgaacagtaagaaaaaaaaataacgctatAGAAGAAAGACAATGCCAGAAGCACAGGGCTATCTCACAGTCAGCTATCCTTCAAACTTTCAGGGAATGCGACAGCGGATGAACGACCAGACAGCTACATACCAGGATCGGCGTCCATCAAGTGACACCGCGTGGTGCTTCGACTAGGAAACATAATGAGAAAAGAGATATTATAGGATTTGCTTGAACCGGCgcggttctgaaaaaaaaaaaaaaaaggctccgcTCGGACGATACGTGAGGCTACCACCAGACCGGGCTCCGGAATCAGAAAGCAACCACTCGAAAGCTGGGATACGATATCTCACAAGAGCCAACAGTACAGCGCACATCTCGGAAAATCGGCGAGATCTCAAAAACACGTTTGTTATCGAGTGTTCTCGCTTGATGTGGTGCTTCTATACGAAGCAGCGAAAGAAACAACACTTACACGGGTAGGTGCGGTCGTTTTACCGGCGTATCCAAACACTGTAGGTACGACGTAGCTGCGACGGTGGCCGCGCGCTGTTCGACGTCCCATGGCGTGTCGCTAGCGCTTTCCGTAGCCCGAAATGCCGAGTCGCGGCATAcgccaaaacacacacacacacaggcacactgTCACGATTCACGAGGGGTTCGCAGCGGCTTTCTCGACGCAGGGCGGCACGCAAACATCGCAGCTGTCGGTCGCAGAACACCTCGCAGCTTGCTGCTTGGAGACACGGGTGGCGGAAGTGTGAatggaaaatgaagaaaaagaacgaAACATCCGTGCTGCTCGTGGATGCAAGAAGTTGTAGTATGTCAGCTGAACAACGTGGATACTCTGGTTCCGGTTTCGGAAGAAGCCCGAGTAATATCTCGTCTACATAGTCAACGGCTCTTCTACTATGCGTAGACTTAATTGGTCGCAAATTTTCATCGCTCTTGCTTATGGCAACGCTGCTGCATTGGTCATGTCAGTATCCCTTCATTAACACGTTCATTTCTTCCCATGTGGCTAGGAGTGGTACCACCGACACACGCAAGCCCATCCAGCAGCGCCGCTTCCTGGATCGTCGCCATGACAACGGACTCGACGGAAGTTGACATGGGAAGTGACGTCTCGGATGCCAGCGTGTCTTGAAGAATAGCAATGGCGGACAGCGGCGGGGATCGTGGCGGTGTTGTATCTTCCAACGTCGGTCCTGCCGAAACTTCGACGTCCGGCGACGGCCAAGATCCGAAGAAATCGGACATGGGAGACGTGAGTGATTCCGGTTCCTATCGCTGCCCGAACATTCACTTCCCGCTGACCGCCGCGCAGGTTCACGGATTCCACGATCCtcatttttttcccctctctAGTAGTTGTCAACGTCGTTCCAATTCTAGGCATTCGAATCCGTGTTACTTTTCCAAGGCGACTTTTATCGcacgtgtttatttttttttttacagcgatgCCTCGTTGATTCTTAAAAGCTCATACCCCTGTCGGGAGTCGTTTCATGTAGACGATCGTTCTCTTTTGCACTCCCCGCTCGTTGCACCATTCTCGGCTTGCGCCTGTACACACCTCCTTTAAGTTGCGTGTGCAACCATCCCCGCGAGTCGGTTTCTTCGCTTCATTACTTTTTCCCAGACGCAGTTGTGAGCCTTCGATCAGCCCTTAATGGCTTTTACCTCTCGTTTTGCTCGTTTTGTTTAGCATGTGTGCTACGGCACTCCTCCGTTTCAACCCCGCTAGCGATCGCACTTGTCTGCGCCGGTACGCCttcgcgtcgagacacgctgcacGATCTGGCAGTCGTGTCGACTGCGTATTTATTTTATAGCGTAGTGTGCGCCTGGTAGCTCGCGTCAAACCGCAACTTGATGCCACATCAGCCCTCTAGAACGTTCGCGCGGGGAGGATAAATAGGTCGCTGTTTTGGGGCGTGGGGCGAAAAGCGAAACCAAAAGACGTAGGCGGTACGTGGACGCGAATGCGAGACTTCTTCAGCCGCGCTGCGCATAGTCGAAACAGCGCGCCTTTTGAGACGCCCGACATCTTAAAGTATAATTCAACTCCGAACTTTTAGACGTGTCCcgctgtttatttttcttttttttttaccaccgagAACAGCTGCGCGACCTTTTTATTTGCGTACACAGGTATGTCGCGATAACTATTTCTTGTTCTATTTTCTTGAGGTTGTGTACTTTCGCTTTTGTAGAATAAGGAGCGGGTTGAAAAGCGGCAAACGAGGGTGGTGGCATGGCATTGaagcagccgtttttttttttggtcttttgTTGCGCTTGATTTACACAGGCCCCATGAGGATAGCAGAAAAAACATGCGCTGAACACAAAAGGGTGGGCGTGTATTGC from Rhipicephalus microplus isolate Deutch F79 chromosome 7, USDA_Rmic, whole genome shotgun sequence includes these protein-coding regions:
- the LOC119179881 gene encoding uncharacterized protein LOC119179881 — encoded protein: MSVYNVRSSQTVATAYFSLDAAARACLDPFVPIFLRHHGLTALQAGFVLSAAAIVSGLFVPAALWLPRWRRNSWRSVLLASSIVSIVSYLSLLAIPPMTTVGGEWVSPCRTSESARGKHADVDSADGSIALIQGGHGGGKDPPQDTANGIQGESKNGSGKLFPAPPPTYELLPTAVPLVAGPAYLLSSREAEGVEVRPHSRVLRAANVSDEEGDVVEVPMRPQGTASPEAVKNGSKDAPSPFLDGVVIPVKKKKGMPPVPAVNPDCEGDRTSPECQLMTHGEDADDDGSRNSDSFMNNASLLLLAAAVLLGSSTFALAKFVADESYFAFLDEIDATEKSRSHETYAAIVSALVLGAVAILASQAPCLPLPTWGYQEVYLAAFGTLVFASLPLAAFFPEPHQPLRRQATSGACRGVGSVLKNVEGALIVGGLFFLGLLAGLEQAFFMWHLEETGKKVELGVVIMARAVSNVASLFLLCAGGLPSRLLAWLAFGIVCVAARCACYVQSGWELAAVAQLLSPPSTVLVWVACERWARRSSTRLSTERGLLVVMRCCHNGLGFCVGALSGGGIASWLGVRTTLGVGAVVGIIGGLAMLAASRFVAGRPPSYDRLLWDPTSANSDSESEEEPKMAGDAGVPVTVTPVTS